One genomic segment of [Phormidium] sp. ETS-05 includes these proteins:
- a CDS encoding TolC family protein, giving the protein MSDNPNQNRTIHLWTIGATAIFSAITSTLITIAVTRIEPGVNQGLASDDKAMPRIETGLLNQDVSTDNKAVARNPVSVPNQGSSLDNKAVARNPVSVPNQRSSSGDKATPRRETGFLNQGSSLDNKAVARNPVSVPNQDNKAAPRNPVSVPNQDNKATPRNPVAVPTQPTPTTHQINAYRPQMAAAAKIQPQLAATEPTPAMTAPLPLATPARAAATKAEKSTPETKPQQLELTLSDAVILALENNRNLKNAYLDRIIQRQDLVVAEDRFNPNLTPEISVSYNDIRAGDNRNETGQISIGSTVTVKIPTGADFSANWSARGSSSSSNDIDSLSQNLEITFNQPLLRGFGAEVNRAPIQLARISEQINILNLKTTLIDTITNAIQAYRRLVQSQEALKIQQLSLQSQQRQLEITQALIEAGRRARVELVQSETAVANRQISVLASENNLKQARSDLLQILDIDRTLEIVATEIPTEVKPQNLDTNQLRELAFGNNADYLQQLLQMETLKLNALLAADEKQWDLSLNASFNNASGNNQDESNDLRAALRLTRELGNRQLDANVRSTEIRLQQAENQLAERRESLEIELANAIRDVNFNLKQVEQAQRARELSQQQLDNEREKLRLGVQGVRLIDIFDFEEQLVQAKNSELNAIIDYLNSITSLEQITGMTLQTWQVKIDSNGGESQ; this is encoded by the coding sequence ATGAGCGACAACCCCAACCAAAACAGGACTATCCACCTTTGGACTATAGGCGCCACCGCCATTTTCTCCGCCATTACCAGCACCCTCATCACCATCGCCGTTACTAGAATAGAACCTGGGGTAAATCAAGGCTTAGCCAGCGATGACAAAGCTATGCCCAGAATAGAAACCGGGTTGCTCAATCAAGACGTATCCACCGATAACAAAGCTGTGGCCAGAAACCCGGTTTCTGTACCCAATCAAGGCTCATCCTTGGATAACAAAGCTGTGGCCAGAAACCCGGTTTCTGTGCCCAATCAACGCTCATCCTCCGGGGACAAAGCAACTCCCAGAAGAGAAACCGGGTTTCTCAATCAAGGCTCATCCTTGGATAACAAAGCTGTGGCCAGAAACCCGGTTTCTGTACCAAACCAGGATAACAAAGCAGCTCCCAGAAACCCGGTTTCTGTACCAAACCAGGATAACAAAGCAACTCCCAGAAACCCGGTGGCTGTGCCCACCCAACCCACTCCCACTACCCATCAAATTAACGCTTACAGACCCCAAATGGCAGCTGCAGCCAAGATTCAACCGCAACTCGCCGCCACCGAACCCACACCGGCGATGACAGCACCATTGCCATTAGCGACGCCAGCAAGAGCAGCCGCTACCAAAGCAGAAAAATCAACTCCTGAGACCAAACCACAACAGCTAGAATTAACCTTATCCGACGCAGTAATCCTCGCCCTGGAAAACAACCGTAACCTCAAAAATGCTTATCTAGATAGAATCATTCAAAGACAAGATTTAGTGGTAGCAGAAGACAGATTTAATCCCAATTTAACCCCAGAAATATCCGTTTCTTATAATGATATCCGAGCTGGAGACAACCGCAACGAAACCGGACAGATCAGCATTGGCAGCACTGTCACGGTGAAAATTCCCACTGGTGCGGATTTCTCCGCGAATTGGAGCGCCCGGGGCAGTTCCAGTTCTAGTAACGATATTGATAGTCTGAGTCAGAATCTAGAAATTACCTTTAACCAACCCTTATTAAGGGGATTTGGCGCCGAAGTCAACCGCGCTCCCATTCAACTGGCCCGCATCAGCGAACAAATCAATATTCTGAATTTAAAAACCACTCTCATTGATACGATAACTAATGCAATTCAAGCCTACCGCCGGTTAGTGCAATCACAAGAAGCGCTAAAAATCCAGCAACTGTCTCTGCAAAGTCAACAAAGACAGTTAGAAATTACCCAAGCATTGATTGAAGCGGGACGGCGGGCTCGGGTGGAACTGGTGCAAAGCGAAACCGCCGTGGCTAATCGCCAAATCAGCGTTTTAGCCAGTGAAAATAACCTGAAACAAGCCCGGTCAGATTTGCTGCAAATCCTGGATATAGACCGGACACTGGAAATTGTCGCCACGGAAATCCCCACGGAGGTAAAACCCCAAAACCTAGATACCAACCAGCTCCGAGAATTAGCTTTTGGGAATAATGCAGATTATTTGCAGCAGTTACTCCAGATGGAAACTTTAAAGTTAAATGCTTTGCTAGCTGCAGATGAAAAACAATGGGATTTGAGCTTAAATGCCAGTTTTAATAATGCTAGTGGCAATAACCAGGATGAAAGTAACGATTTGCGTGCGGCTTTGCGATTAACTCGGGAATTAGGCAATCGGCAATTAGATGCTAATGTGCGCAGTACCGAAATCCGGCTGCAACAAGCGGAAAATCAATTAGCAGAAAGGCGGGAAAGCCTGGAAATTGAGCTGGCAAACGCGATTAGAGATGTTAATTTTAACCTGAAACAGGTAGAACAGGCGCAAAGAGCGCGGGAACTGTCGCAACAGCAGCTTGATAATGAGAGGGAAAAACTGCGTTTAGGCGTGCAGGGGGTACGCCTGATTGATATTTTTGACTTTGAGGAGCAGTTGGTACAGGCGAAAAATAGTGAACTTAATGCGATTATTGACTATCTGAATTCTATCACAAGTTTGGAACAAATAACCGGGATGACTTTGCAAACTTGGCAGGTAAAAATTGATTCTAATGGTGGGGAGAGTCAATAA
- a CDS encoding DUF6714 family protein translates to MLYPCPCCGYLTLTEKPPGTYLICPICCWEDSLIDDEPGSNGVSLRYAQRNFMAFGAGDREWLSYVRSPTNIDQRDPNWRSIDALADAASLRLIEQITKAFDGVTRDGGVSLHEARAIDDYEGESGRAAARQKDTESRWQDVPVQWLEEFSDVFHFFDAKGFRYYLPAYMIWAIRNYETTNSISLDMMIYS, encoded by the coding sequence ATGCTCTATCCCTGTCCCTGTTGCGGATATCTCACCCTGACGGAAAAGCCACCCGGGACATATTTAATTTGCCCGATTTGCTGTTGGGAAGATTCCCTCATCGACGATGAACCGGGTTCTAATGGAGTTTCCCTCCGCTACGCCCAGCGAAACTTTATGGCATTTGGGGCTGGTGATCGGGAATGGCTTAGTTATGTCCGCTCCCCCACCAATATAGACCAGCGAGACCCCAATTGGCGATCGATTGATGCCCTAGCTGATGCTGCCAGCTTACGGCTAATTGAGCAGATTACAAAAGCATTTGATGGCGTCACTAGGGATGGTGGTGTTTCCTTGCACGAAGCGAGAGCCATTGATGATTATGAGGGTGAGAGCGGACGAGCCGCCGCCCGTCAGAAAGACACAGAATCCCGGTGGCAAGATGTGCCAGTCCAATGGTTAGAGGAATTTAGCGATGTCTTTCACTTTTTCGATGCCAAAGGATTTAGATATTATCTTCCTGCTTACATGATTTGGGCAATAAGAAATTATGAAACTACTAACTCTATTTCTTTGGATATGATGATTTATTCTTGA
- a CDS encoding TIGR04168 family protein yields MSEPKKSVKIAVVGDVHEQWEAADGEALKRLGVDLVLFVGDFGNESVDLVRRIAALDIPKAVTLGNHDAWWTATPWGREKCPAELRNTDRVQAQLDLLGSSHVGFGKLDFPQFGLTVVGSRPFSWGGSEWKYGDFYQQRYGVSGFAESTTRIVAAAESAATDVVIFLGHNGPKGLGDLPSDPCGKDWKPVGGDFGDPDFGAAIAQTRDLGKVIPLVAFGHMHHHLRYTKEYLRKSVHLDDSGTLHLNAARVPRIVDTSLGDRHRNFSIVTLKGSTVETASLLWVDRSFQTISVEILYRSVQPLAQSA; encoded by the coding sequence ATGTCAGAACCGAAAAAATCAGTCAAAATCGCCGTGGTTGGTGATGTTCACGAGCAGTGGGAAGCCGCAGACGGGGAGGCCCTGAAGCGTTTGGGTGTGGATTTGGTGTTGTTTGTGGGGGATTTCGGCAATGAGTCCGTGGACCTGGTACGCCGCATTGCTGCTTTAGACATTCCCAAGGCGGTGACTTTGGGCAATCACGATGCCTGGTGGACCGCCACTCCCTGGGGCCGGGAAAAGTGCCCCGCAGAACTTCGTAATACTGACAGAGTGCAGGCTCAGTTAGATTTGTTGGGCTCATCTCATGTGGGTTTTGGCAAGTTGGATTTTCCCCAATTTGGTTTGACGGTGGTGGGGAGTCGTCCTTTTAGTTGGGGTGGTTCTGAGTGGAAGTATGGGGATTTTTATCAGCAACGTTATGGAGTGAGTGGGTTTGCGGAATCGACGACGCGAATTGTGGCGGCGGCGGAAAGTGCAGCTACGGATGTGGTGATTTTTTTGGGTCATAATGGGCCGAAGGGTTTGGGGGATTTGCCGTCGGACCCCTGCGGGAAGGACTGGAAACCGGTAGGGGGTGATTTTGGGGACCCGGATTTTGGGGCGGCGATCGCTCAGACGCGAGACCTGGGTAAAGTTATTCCCCTGGTGGCTTTTGGTCATATGCACCACCACCTACGCTATACTAAAGAATATCTGCGCAAGTCTGTCCATTTGGATGATTCGGGGACATTGCATCTGAATGCGGCCCGCGTCCCCCGCATTGTGGATACATCCCTGGGCGATCGTCACCGCAACTTCTCCATCGTCACTCTCAAAGGGTCCACCGTGGAAACCGCCTCCCTCCTCTGGGTCGATCGGAGTTTCCAAACCATCTCCGTAGAAATTCTTTACCGTTCTGTCCAACCCCTAGCCCAATCCGCCTAG
- a CDS encoding ABC transporter permease, producing MSISTIDLLRLTFLSLRGNLLRSALTTLGVFMGVGAVSATLQVRSIGSAVIAKQLEEREAPQARVYADWDPVSRSQAQLRLEDLEFLRKRMVGWRGIGTSDLLWGSSVSYRDRQAQEPEVVAVSEDFLETAGRKLVAGRFFNKADFDKFRPVAVVDEVLVENLFQGEDPLQERIYIENRPYVVVGVVQSKQMFSWREPQGTALLPIAVYSAITGNRTIDVISIRPEKMEDLANLGEQAIKLLEQRFPGKEFGSWNNVRDIMEQQETLKMVSRSLLAVGGIALLVGASVSPTSRSPR from the coding sequence ATGAGCATTTCCACTATTGATTTACTCAGGTTGACTTTTCTTTCCTTGCGGGGTAATTTGTTGCGTTCTGCCCTCACCACATTGGGGGTGTTTATGGGGGTAGGAGCGGTGAGCGCAACGCTGCAAGTTCGCTCTATTGGTAGTGCGGTAATTGCCAAGCAATTGGAGGAACGAGAAGCCCCCCAAGCGCGAGTTTATGCTGATTGGGATCCGGTGAGTAGGAGTCAGGCCCAATTGCGGCTAGAAGATTTGGAATTTTTGCGCAAGCGGATGGTAGGATGGCGGGGGATAGGAACTTCTGATCTTCTCTGGGGTAGCTCTGTATCATATCGAGACCGACAAGCGCAAGAACCAGAAGTGGTGGCGGTTTCTGAGGATTTTTTAGAAACGGCGGGGAGGAAGTTAGTAGCAGGGCGGTTTTTTAATAAGGCTGATTTTGATAAGTTCCGCCCAGTAGCAGTGGTGGATGAAGTTTTGGTAGAAAATTTGTTTCAGGGAGAAGATCCGTTGCAGGAGCGGATTTATATAGAAAATCGTCCTTATGTGGTGGTGGGGGTGGTGCAAAGTAAGCAAATGTTTTCTTGGAGGGAACCGCAAGGGACGGCATTGTTACCCATCGCGGTGTATAGTGCAATTACGGGAAATCGGACAATTGATGTGATTTCTATCCGCCCGGAAAAAATGGAGGATTTGGCGAATCTGGGGGAGCAAGCGATAAAATTGCTCGAGCAGCGTTTCCCTGGGAAAGAGTTCGGCTCTTGGAACAATGTGAGGGACATTATGGAACAGCAGGAAACGCTAAAAATGGTGTCTCGATCGCTCTTAGCGGTGGGCGGAATTGCGCTGTTGGTGGGGGCGTCGGTATCGCCAACATCACGATCGCCTCGGTGA
- a CDS encoding NUDIX hydrolase, which translates to MAKDGKIRVVALGLIRRDDRLFVSQGYDPVTNQTFYRFLGGGVEFGESSQDALKREFQEEIQADLTDIRYLGCLENVLAYKGKQAHEVIQLYQCGFANPEFYQIDKLTFVEKKRKKKALWVDISQFKSGELLLVPESAYSYF; encoded by the coding sequence ATGGCTAAAGATGGGAAAATTCGGGTGGTGGCTTTGGGGTTGATTCGCCGGGACGATCGCCTCTTTGTCTCCCAAGGCTATGACCCTGTTACCAACCAAACTTTTTATCGCTTTCTCGGTGGCGGTGTAGAATTTGGCGAAAGCAGCCAAGATGCCCTGAAAAGAGAATTTCAAGAAGAAATCCAAGCCGACTTGACCGATATTCGCTATTTAGGCTGCTTGGAAAATGTTTTGGCTTACAAAGGCAAGCAAGCTCACGAAGTAATTCAGCTCTATCAATGTGGTTTCGCTAACCCGGAATTCTATCAAATCGATAAATTGACTTTTGTCGAAAAAAAGCGCAAAAAGAAAGCGCTATGGGTAGATATTTCTCAATTTAAATCTGGGGAATTGCTGTTAGTACCAGAATCGGCTTACTCATATTTCTAA
- a CDS encoding efflux RND transporter periplasmic adaptor subunit, translating to MEILGGEKFQEKFKQGTRWIILSAALVVVAALGGVFYLRQSSGKSEAVEVSVIEATKDGVEEIINESGTLELGGQQILKSPADGTVVEVKATVGDRVRAGDPLVVLRDPDRETLLRNHQLEAQQKELDLETKRQQLTTAREAVNLASAKINEIRNRYRANPETKLQEYQLQIQQKQTDIAEKRQQQQEAAAKLEAARAKLEAEIRKANPESQPQLRQQQLQIQQQEMQIDSLRQKVIEAAEDLAAAEEKQQEDEQLVARGFIAESELQDQKNTVRQARSSLRDAELAVTNANIDQERNRLQLQQTQAEIQDKIAQLRDEVAQAQRELRQAQLAVKTATIDLETTSLNQGNIREEIDTKASTTATELRQAEIELQQANTNLNNARDAVTAANIELDKHQLEREKIEETIQQNIVTAPIDGVILEIKAKKGDVVKQADELLIQGNPATELVKLQISTLNAPKVRRGQLARVVVVGPEEKTFKGQVEELSLVATSGSGSISSSGESGLATVSATVRLDAPSGTLIPGSAVNVEIIVKQRQNVVVLPTEAINFAGKEPFVWVQDNEGKAQKRTVTLGLEDVTAVEIASGLKEGDKVLVSPPDKPLEEGMKVTVKADKSPESGGEEEKKPSSRSRRRRGG from the coding sequence ATGGAAATACTGGGTGGGGAGAAGTTCCAAGAGAAGTTCAAACAAGGGACACGGTGGATTATTTTGTCCGCCGCGTTGGTGGTGGTAGCGGCTCTGGGGGGGGTATTTTATCTGCGCCAATCTTCGGGGAAGTCGGAAGCGGTGGAAGTGAGCGTTATTGAGGCGACTAAAGATGGGGTGGAGGAAATTATTAATGAGAGTGGGACTTTAGAACTGGGGGGGCAACAAATCCTCAAATCTCCTGCGGATGGGACGGTGGTGGAGGTGAAGGCGACCGTGGGCGATCGGGTTCGCGCCGGAGACCCTTTAGTAGTGTTGCGAGACCCCGATCGGGAAACCCTCCTACGCAACCACCAACTAGAAGCCCAACAAAAAGAACTCGACTTGGAAACCAAACGCCAACAACTCACTACCGCCAGAGAAGCTGTCAACCTTGCATCGGCCAAAATCAACGAGATTCGCAACCGGTATCGCGCCAACCCCGAAACTAAACTCCAAGAATACCAACTGCAAATTCAGCAAAAACAAACCGACATCGCCGAAAAGCGCCAACAGCAGCAAGAAGCCGCCGCTAAACTCGAAGCAGCCCGCGCCAAACTCGAAGCAGAAATTAGAAAAGCCAATCCTGAATCTCAACCCCAACTGCGGCAGCAGCAACTGCAAATTCAACAGCAAGAAATGCAGATAGACAGCTTACGCCAAAAAGTCATCGAAGCCGCCGAAGACCTCGCCGCCGCCGAAGAAAAACAGCAAGAAGACGAACAGCTAGTGGCCAGAGGATTCATCGCCGAAAGCGAACTCCAAGACCAAAAAAACACCGTGCGTCAAGCGCGTTCCAGCCTCCGAGACGCCGAGCTAGCGGTCACCAACGCCAATATCGACCAGGAAAGAAACCGCTTACAGCTACAGCAAACCCAAGCCGAAATCCAAGACAAAATCGCCCAACTCCGCGATGAAGTAGCCCAAGCCCAGCGAGAACTAAGGCAAGCCCAGCTAGCAGTGAAAACCGCCACGATCGATTTAGAAACCACCAGCCTCAACCAGGGAAATATCCGGGAAGAAATCGACACCAAAGCCAGCACCACCGCCACCGAGCTGCGACAAGCCGAAATAGAATTACAGCAAGCCAATACCAACTTAAATAATGCCAGAGATGCCGTTACTGCTGCCAACATTGAACTAGACAAACACCAGCTAGAACGGGAAAAAATCGAAGAAACTATCCAGCAAAACATCGTCACCGCTCCCATCGATGGCGTCATCCTAGAGATTAAAGCCAAAAAAGGAGATGTGGTGAAACAAGCTGACGAGCTACTCATCCAAGGCAACCCCGCCACGGAATTAGTGAAATTACAAATTTCCACCCTCAATGCGCCAAAAGTGCGCCGGGGGCAGCTCGCCCGCGTTGTCGTCGTCGGACCGGAAGAAAAAACCTTCAAAGGTCAAGTAGAAGAGTTATCATTAGTAGCGACTAGCGGCAGCGGTAGTATTAGCAGTAGCGGCGAATCGGGACTCGCCACCGTATCCGCCACGGTGCGTCTAGATGCTCCTAGTGGGACACTGATTCCCGGCAGTGCGGTAAATGTAGAAATTATTGTTAAACAGCGGCAAAATGTGGTAGTTTTGCCTACAGAAGCGATAAACTTTGCTGGTAAGGAACCCTTTGTGTGGGTGCAAGATAATGAAGGGAAAGCCCAAAAAAGAACCGTCACCCTAGGTCTAGAAGATGTGACCGCTGTGGAGATTGCCTCTGGACTGAAAGAAGGGGATAAAGTCCTAGTCTCGCCACCAGACAAACCCTTGGAAGAGGGAATGAAAGTGACGGTAAAAGCGGACAAATCGCCAGAATCAGGAGGGGAAGAGGAGAAAAAACCCAGCTCTCGTTCCCGCCGTCGGAGAGGGGGGTAA
- a CDS encoding sensor domain-containing diguanylate cyclase, which produces MADIHAKKTIAYEAEIMERGDVTAVGKKQVIALTTSDFLSNEAPEEPEEKSSLSAWEQATEVLQLTQLGVEKSSWAAFWLTERGDLCYANEGACRCLGYSRAQLYQMNIGEIDSEWGAAKWAQWWAAVKLGGSLTLETQHQRSDGTTFPVELTANYVELKGSSYLCCFARDITKTKQAEVEWRHQQERERLVGAIATKIRQSLNLPEILQTTVDEVRQLLATDRVLIFKFNPDWTGTVSVESVGQRSFSILEEIIYDPCFSEDYVRQYQEGRVRGISDIHNEGLDECHVNFLSQFQVRANLVVPILFNQELNITTNPQQLLDRQFSDYHPASSQLWGLLIAHHCQETRQWEQWEMDLLKQLATHVAIAIQQSTLFEKLQLANRELERLATSDSLTGVANRRMFDEHLEREWRRMLREESWLSLILCDIDYFKRYNDNYGHQAGDACLHRVATAIRDAVRRPGDLVARYGGEEFAVILPNTNRTGALQVAEAIRMSVRDLGIPHSASGVARMVTMSLGVATAFPSPNGEPEMLIAAADEALYEAKAKGRDRLGHSTLQRR; this is translated from the coding sequence GTGGCTGACATTCACGCAAAAAAGACGATCGCATATGAGGCAGAAATTATGGAGAGGGGAGATGTGACAGCGGTGGGAAAAAAGCAGGTAATTGCTTTAACCACATCGGACTTCCTCAGTAATGAGGCTCCAGAAGAACCAGAAGAAAAGAGCAGTCTATCGGCTTGGGAGCAGGCAACGGAGGTGTTGCAGCTCACCCAGTTGGGGGTAGAGAAGAGTTCTTGGGCAGCATTTTGGCTCACGGAACGGGGGGATTTGTGCTATGCGAATGAGGGGGCATGTCGGTGTTTGGGCTACTCTCGCGCCCAGCTTTACCAGATGAATATCGGTGAGATAGATTCCGAGTGGGGGGCTGCCAAGTGGGCTCAATGGTGGGCCGCCGTGAAGCTGGGGGGTTCTTTGACTCTGGAAACCCAACACCAACGATCGGACGGTACAACATTCCCGGTGGAGTTGACGGCGAATTATGTGGAGTTGAAAGGTAGCTCATACCTATGCTGCTTTGCTCGGGATATTACTAAGACTAAACAAGCTGAGGTGGAGTGGCGACATCAGCAGGAGCGGGAGCGACTGGTAGGGGCGATCGCCACCAAAATTCGCCAGTCCCTCAACCTCCCAGAAATCCTGCAAACCACCGTCGATGAAGTACGGCAATTGCTGGCAACAGACCGGGTGCTAATTTTTAAGTTTAATCCCGATTGGACGGGGACCGTCTCGGTGGAATCTGTGGGGCAACGTTCTTTTTCTATTCTGGAGGAAATCATCTATGACCCCTGCTTTAGCGAAGACTATGTAAGACAGTACCAAGAGGGTCGCGTCCGAGGCATTTCAGATATTCATAATGAGGGACTAGACGAGTGTCATGTCAACTTTCTCTCTCAATTCCAAGTGAGGGCTAATTTAGTCGTCCCCATCCTGTTCAATCAGGAATTAAATATCACCACAAACCCACAACAATTATTAGATCGTCAATTTTCAGATTATCATCCGGCCAGTTCTCAGTTGTGGGGGTTGCTGATTGCCCACCACTGCCAGGAAACTCGCCAATGGGAGCAGTGGGAGATGGATTTGCTCAAGCAGCTTGCCACCCATGTCGCGATCGCCATCCAGCAGTCCACCTTATTTGAAAAGCTGCAACTAGCTAACCGTGAGTTAGAACGCCTCGCCACCTCCGACAGCCTCACCGGTGTCGCCAACCGCCGGATGTTTGACGAACATCTAGAGCGAGAGTGGCGGCGGATGCTGCGGGAGGAATCCTGGCTTTCCCTGATTTTGTGTGATATCGACTATTTCAAGCGCTATAACGACAACTACGGCCATCAAGCTGGGGATGCCTGTTTGCACCGGGTGGCTACCGCCATTAGAGATGCCGTGCGGCGACCGGGAGATTTAGTGGCTCGCTACGGCGGGGAAGAATTTGCCGTGATTTTACCCAATACTAACCGCACCGGTGCCCTGCAAGTGGCAGAAGCAATTCGCATGAGTGTTAGAGATTTGGGAATTCCCCACTCCGCCTCTGGGGTGGCGCGAATGGTGACTATGAGTTTAGGGGTAGCCACCGCTTTTCCCAGTCCTAACGGCGAACCAGAAATGTTGATAGCCGCTGCCGATGAAGCACTTTATGAAGCTAAGGCCAAGGGGCGCGATCGCCTTGGTCACAGCACCTTGCAGCGGCGCTAA
- a CDS encoding DUF790 family protein: MLPTDLLISRQDGETITPRRFPIDEKRLALATALITCFQEARGCPQGELNRQLRELEGNSPDYRIQRGLAHLLKSSFCTFEVISPLEPINLRERVFSVAADNLPSHDGTQQTLVKVANQLSEELQREVIIEEVKAGLYADLEENKILTQFDAPTPEALLHRYNLAQVQGIFYRATHLTINAHRNDPGEYKLLFRYLKLFQLMAYIEGDADCGFTITIDGPMSLFKTSTRYGLSLAKMLPALLHVTKWSLQATLQYQDNYSDTTKMLHFSLNSDCGLVSHYPPGKTYDSMLEEAFVERWQKLKTQWRLEREVDLIPIPGSVIIPDFRLVHPDGRSFLLEIVGYWRPEYLQKKFSRARKSQCDNLILAVSERLNLEKAGVDLKDMPVKIVWFKDKLPPDKVLAVIDN; encoded by the coding sequence ATGCTCCCCACGGATTTACTAATTTCTCGCCAAGATGGCGAGACTATCACTCCCCGCCGCTTTCCTATAGATGAGAAAAGATTAGCCCTTGCCACGGCGCTGATTACCTGTTTTCAAGAAGCCCGAGGCTGCCCCCAAGGTGAGTTGAATCGCCAATTGCGGGAATTAGAAGGGAATAGCCCCGACTATCGCATCCAAAGAGGGTTAGCGCATCTGCTCAAAAGTAGTTTTTGCACTTTTGAAGTGATTAGCCCCCTAGAGCCAATCAACTTACGCGAGCGAGTTTTTAGCGTTGCCGCCGATAACTTGCCCAGTCACGATGGCACACAACAGACTCTCGTAAAAGTAGCGAATCAGCTTTCTGAGGAATTACAGCGAGAAGTAATTATCGAAGAGGTGAAAGCTGGCTTATATGCAGACTTAGAAGAAAATAAAATCCTCACTCAATTTGATGCGCCAACTCCCGAAGCCCTGCTGCACCGGTACAACCTGGCGCAGGTACAGGGGATTTTTTACCGTGCTACTCATCTTACTATCAATGCCCATCGCAATGACCCCGGCGAGTATAAACTTTTGTTTAGATATTTGAAATTATTTCAACTAATGGCGTATATTGAAGGGGACGCCGACTGTGGGTTTACCATTACCATTGACGGCCCCATGAGTCTGTTTAAAACCAGCACTCGCTACGGACTATCTCTGGCGAAAATGCTCCCGGCGTTGCTTCATGTGACCAAATGGAGCCTCCAAGCGACTTTACAATACCAAGATAACTATAGTGACACCACCAAAATGCTGCACTTTAGTCTAAACTCTGATTGTGGTTTGGTGAGTCACTACCCACCAGGGAAAACTTATGATAGTATGCTTGAGGAAGCATTTGTGGAGCGGTGGCAAAAATTAAAGACCCAGTGGCGCTTGGAAAGGGAAGTGGACTTAATCCCCATTCCCGGTAGTGTGATAATTCCTGATTTTCGTCTGGTGCATCCTGATGGGCGCTCTTTTTTGCTGGAAATCGTCGGTTACTGGCGTCCTGAATACTTGCAGAAAAAATTCTCACGGGCGCGCAAGTCTCAGTGTGATAATTTAATTTTGGCTGTTTCTGAAAGGCTGAATTTAGAGAAAGCGGGAGTTGACCTGAAAGATATGCCCGTAAAGATTGTGTGGTTTAAAGATAAACTGCCCCCAGATAAGGTGTTGGCGGTGATAGACAATTAA
- a CDS encoding FtsX-like permease family protein — protein sequence MERTAEIGLRRAIGATQRDIMLQFILEAAVLSILGGTAAIASVHGITTIVADTFKLPYEFDRQAATFALGSALLVGIGAGFLPAMQASKLDPVKALRSG from the coding sequence ATGGAACGTACCGCCGAAATTGGTTTGCGACGTGCCATTGGTGCCACCCAACGGGATATTATGCTGCAGTTTATCCTGGAAGCGGCAGTTTTGAGTATTTTGGGGGGAACAGCGGCGATCGCATCCGTTCACGGGATCACGACGATCGTCGCCGACACCTTCAAGCTCCCCTACGAGTTCGATCGGCAAGCCGCCACCTTTGCCCTCGGTTCCGCCCTCCTCGTCGGTATTGGCGCCGGATTTTTACCCGCCATGCAAGCCAGCAAACTCGACCCCGTAAAAGCCCTTCGCTCCGGTTGA